CTTATGCATGTCAAGCGCCGCGATACGCTCATCTTCGCCCTGGTTTCTTTCATCCGGGCAGTGTTCTTTTTCCAGCCTCTCGTGTGGTTCGCCGGCAGCCTCATTTCCTACCTGGCGGAGCTTGCCTGCGACAGCGCGGTGATTGACTCTCAGGGCGATCCTACCGCCTACGCCGAATTCCTCACCCGTATCGCCTTACGCCTTCCCGACCGCGCGCTTTCCACCGAACTCGCCGCGGGAATACTGTTCACCAAAAGCAGTTTCTTCTTACGAATCAGGGAAATACTATCCGACCGTCGGGAACAGGTAAAAAAGCTGTCAAGGCTGACGATAGCTGGATTGATATGCGCCGGGGCGATTTCACTGGTGGTAGCGGCGGCGCTGCCGATAGGGGAAGTTACAACAAAGGTGCTTAAAGAAAGCAGTGAAGTAAAAAATGTGACTACAAAGGAGATTGCTCCACTAGCAACTCTAACTGTTCCTGCGCCTCTGGATAGCCTTAAGAGCGTGAAAGAGGAATCTGAAAAAGGAAAAATCAATACTGTCACCATTACCGGTAATGTGATACATGACGGAAAGCAAGTGGCAGGTGCTAAATTTTTTCTATACCATTCTGATCAAGAACATCCAATCAAATCCAAACTTATGACAGAATCAAAAAGTGACGGTAGTTTTTCCTTTGTCATTTCTGACAGCGAGTACGGTTATTGGAACTATGTTTTTGTAACTCACCCAAAATACTCGATCGGATGGAAAGTGCTCAAACCAAATGAGCCTTTGAGTATAGTTCTCAATAACCCTTCCTCGATCAAGGGAAAAGTAATCGATAAGGATAGGAAACCCATTGAGGGTGTAACTATAAAAATGCCGATAATAATGATGCCGGATATTTCTTCCGAACCGAATATATTGACGTCATTAATGGGCACTTCCAATTTTTTTCTCCCCACGTTTATCATTCGTACCTATATGAACGGTTCCTTTGTTTTTAAAAATTTGCCGGAAGGGGCAAAGGTTGACCTCTCGGGAACGAAACCGGGTTATGCACGGTATTCAGGACATGGTGTCTTAGCTGGTTCAGATTTATCTATTGTACTCAGGCCTGAAGGACGAATTTCCGGTAAAGTTATATTCGAAAAAACCGGATTACCGGCGCGAAATGTTGAAATCAGCGCAGGGGGCCTTGGGGATAATTGGGGGGGCAATTCCGGAATTACCAATAATCAGGGAAACTATACTATAACGGAATTATCTGAAGGCTATTATGATGTATTATATACTATACCCACGCCGTTGGATTG
This is a stretch of genomic DNA from Candidatus Latescibacter sp.. It encodes these proteins:
- a CDS encoding M56 family metallopeptidase is translated as MNALSLLTSLDSAGYTVLRILLSVLWQSTIVLAAAGALTWFLRKRGDKVRHIIWTGAVCILPLLPLLTWVSTQLGSPRAEIQVFRPYTAPAAQMRDFSSKSPLSFTQGHNQDIKDENNSLRIVPSENRPLTLSLLDYPWALGLAGYLLLVFALLFLIAVGRLRIRRWILDGEAIIDPRVLDTFREAGALLSLRREYPVIEQKTVLAPVACRVFRPVIILPSEFATDLTDAELRAVAFHELMHVKRRDTLIFALVSFIRAVFFFQPLVWFAGSLISYLAELACDSAVIDSQGDPTAYAEFLTRIALRLPDRALSTELAAGILFTKSSFFLRIREILSDRREQVKKLSRLTIAGLICAGAISLVVAAALPIGEVTTKVLKESSEVKNVTTKEIAPLATLTVPAPLDSLKSVKEESEKGKINTVTITGNVIHDGKQVAGAKFFLYHSDQEHPIKSKLMTESKSDGSFSFVISDSEYGYWNYVFVTHPKYSIGWKVLKPNEPLSIVLNNPSSIKGKVIDKDRKPIEGVTIKMPIIMMPDISSEPNILTSLMGTSNFFLPTFIIRTYMNGSFVFKNLPEGAKVDLSGTKPGYARYSGHGVLAGSDLSIVLRPEGRISGKVIFEKTGLPARNVEISAGGLGDNWGGNSGITNNQGNYTITELSEGYYDVLYTIPTPLDWTAAAMESVKVDEGKETKRIDLKLIEGGIIIGKVMDSETGRGVKPSKNSEVSIYGPSRPKSLGTIQSAPVQPDGSYQIRVAPGKNYIYLQTFSGKLKEKTQFHWVDVKEGETVKNINFFVKKDSTGTYNSDEKAGSLKSMKEEMLEKEAIVIRDEKAVSEMT